One Ranitomeya imitator isolate aRanImi1 unplaced genomic scaffold, aRanImi1.pri SCAFFOLD_706, whole genome shotgun sequence genomic window, gcagtgataatttcctgatcAGATCCGTGTACAGGGAATGTGGCTGTAAGAGGCAGCTGGATAGATGGACGCCCTGTGTACCGGGTACGGAGGCTCCTGTGTGATGACCAAGTCCTGGACACTAATGTGTCGGATGGATGTCGCCTCTGAAGACTATTATAACCTCCTCAGAATAATAATGGCGACTGATCCCCGTGTTTGGGGGCAGACAGTTGGGAGGACAGGACCCGGTATTATCAGCGGGGTAGAGCTGCTCCCACCGGTATACACAGCGATCGCCGCTCCAGCAGAGGGGCCGGTAATAATCCGACGGACAAAGAAAAGCGATTGAGCGGGAAATTCAAAACCAGCAACGGATCTGTAATCAGCCAATGAGCGAGAGACATCCACAGGCGCCGACCAATCCCAGATACAGGAACATCCGCCCCCATTAACTCCTTAGTGTCCGTGTGTGCTGACCCCCACTACTCACTCGCTTTATAGAAGCGGCGACTTCCCCCACCCGAGACCCGGCAGCgtcacatcaggctccgggcagaacATAGGAGACTTGTCTCAGTCAGGCTGTGATAGGATCAGCGCGGACACCACAGGGGATCTGCACAGGATAATACGCGGGTGAGTGAAGAGCCGCCTCCTGTGCAGATGGAGCGGAGGAGAAACACTGACAGGGATTGACCCCTCACCCGCCAGACTGTCAGTGCAAATTGAGTGTCGCTCGCAGAACTCAGCCTCGGAATAATCTGCAGATAGCTGGAAATTAGCCCTTATTGAAGGAGGACTTTGTGCAGTGATTGGGACAGATAATGGCCGTTTCCTCGTAGATCCAGGAAGCGGCTAGTCTGCTGTGCCAGGACTGTAAACTCCGCTCCTCcacatctgtccacacactcaaaggctcttctaagagcccccacatcctcctcctaagAGCCGCACCGCTGATCACACTGATGGTTCACACTGCACCAGGCGGTATATAGAGGTCACTATACACGATCCGTGCTCCACTGTACTGCGGTCACCACAGAGCAGAGATTCGTGGCTGAAGTGACTGATCCGGCTTCATGTTACTGAGATCACACACAGGAGGGATAAGTGCAGTTTATACAGGGGACACAGCTCCTGAGGGAAGCCGGCTCTTCCTAGAAAACTGGGTGCGGCTACTACCGAAACATCTCACTGAATTCACAGGGTTTGCAGTCCTGGCACAGCTGACTAGCTGGGGTTTCCAGCACCATCTGGAGATATTACTGCACTATACGGAGTGTAACATGTCGAGCGCTGTACTGTAACTGCCTGCATAATGTGGCACAGTCATTTGTCAGTAggttgcagtatatgggggtactcTGCACTATTCAGATGAATAACAGCACTATGAAGGGTAAATAGAACATGAACACATACAGCGCTATATGAGGGTGCACTGCGGTATATGGAGCTTCACAGCACTATTTAGATGTATAGAGCATTATACAGGGTTTTGCATCGCTATACAGCATCCCCGCTGCAAAGATGAAGCAATGATTTGGGAAACCACCAATCAGCTGCAGTGGTCTAACGTTCTCGTTGGTCACATGACTTCATCACCCAATAGAACGGCGGTCTGACAGCAGTGCTCATCTGCATGGCCGGGCTATAAATTCCGCCGCTCTTGGAGGCGCAGGATCATTATTCTTCTCACTTGTACTGAGACCGGTTTGTTGTTATCATGCCTGATCCCGCCAAGTCTGCGCCTGCGCCcaagaagggctccaagaaagcCGTGACTAAGACTCAGAAGAAAGACGGCAAGAAGCGgaggaagagcaggaaggagagctacgccatctacgtgtacaaggtgctgaagcaggtccaccccgacactggcatctcctccaaggccatgggcatcatgaactccttcgtcaacgacatcttcgagcgcatcgcaggggaagcctcccgcctggctcactacaacaagcgctccaccatcacctcccgggagatccagaccgccgtgcgcctgctgctgcccggagagctggccaagcacgccgtgtccgagggcaccaaggccgtcaccaagtacaccagcgccaagtgatcggctccgtgctccgctcctcaccccaaaggctcttctaagagccacccacaccctcactataagagccacccacactgcTCCGGTGTCCTCTCCCGTCTCCCCGAGGTGTCTGCTCGCTCCGCCCGGGGCTCTGCGCCTGGTGACGAGGGAGATGGTGAGAAAATCTCAGGAATAATCTGGGCATTGCTCAGCGAGTTGATGTGTATTCAGGGACTTCTTATTTAACTCCTTGCTGCACAGATCTCGGCATTCTGGGGTCTCGTTTATTAGTTCATTACTCTCGTTTCTCAGGTAACAGGAGCCATTTGTGGTGGAGTTGATCTAGAGCCTAATCTGGATTCTTTTTACAGTGTAAGTGACGTCATTACATTTAGAAGCGGCGGGAAATTCAAACCCCCAACCGTcctgtgttcagccaatcagcagaggGAGGAGCTAATGTTTCCAATGGTAACACGTTTACGGTTCCCGCTTTTTTCCGTCTTTTGTCTTCATATAACACCTGGTCCCAGGACCGATATCGGGAAATCTGCTTGTGTTGAGCGATCATTGGTCTCTTACATCCCACACAGGAATCTGCAGATTTCCAGGTTAGCGGCGCTGTATCCGCTCCGGTTTCCTCTCATGGATATAGAGAATGATTCGTGTTCTCCACATGCTGTGATGTTCCCGTGTGTCTGACCTGGAGACGATCAGATCGTCCCTTTCCCGTCACAATCCGTATTGTTGAGACGATATACTGGTCAGGGACATATCCTACAAGAGACATTTCAGGGAAGACCAATTCTGCCCTTCCCAGCAGATCCCACCATGTCTCCCCATTACAGATCAGTCCTACGGCTGCAGGCAGGAGGTCTGTGATGGGAAATGTAGGATCATGTGTAGAAGATTGCGGAGTGTCCCTGCTCAGAACATTACCCTGTGGTGTCAGGATCTCACAGGTCAGGCAGTTACATTATCGGCCGTCACATCCTCCTCACAGGATCCCTGCTCAGTTACTGATCGTCCTTCTGTTCTATCACTTTTCTTCCCCCGCTTCATCTAGTGTCAGGACTGGCGGCTCTCgggcaatattattatttattattatagcgccatttattccatggcgctttacatgtgaggaggggtatacataataacaggtacaatgatcttgaacaatacaagtcataactggtacaggaggagagaggaccctgcccacgagggctcgcaatctacaatggatggatgaggatacagtaggtgaaggtagagctggtcgatcagtggtggttactgcaggttgtaggcttgtcggaagaggtgggtctttaggctctttttgaaggtttccatggtaggtgagagtctgatgtgttgtggtagagggttccagagtaggggtgatgcgcaagagaaatcttgtatgcgattgtgggaagaggagataagaggggagtagagaaggagatcttgtgaggatcggaggttgcaggaaagtaccgggagaggaggtcacagatgtataaaggAGAcattttgtggatggctttgtatgtcatggttaggcttttgtactggagtctctgggtaatggggagccagtgaagggattgacagaggggagaggccggggaatagcgggggacaggttggTTAGTCGGGCAGGAGAGTTTAGAATAGataggaggggtgcgagagtgttagaggggaggccacagagcaggaggttacagtagtccaggcgggagatgatgagggcatagactagggtttttgcagattcttggtttagaaatctacagatccttgaaatattttgagttgaaggcggcaggaagtggaaagggcttggatatgaggtttgaaggagagatgagtgtcaaggattaccccgaggcagcgaacttggactgaggagagtgggcagccgtttcctgtaatggataggttcgttggggggttgcGTGTGAtgtgggaaagacaatgaattctgttttgcccacATGTAGAAGTTCCGAGAATGTGGAGGGGAACAACGAATCATGGGAGAAATATCCCAATACAATTGCAGGATAGGATCCTCTAGCACTAGATGTAATAATGTAAAACGAATGCCATAGATCTCATAGGGTTAATATGACGTGAGATAAAACCACTGCAGTGCAGAGAGATCCGATCACAAGTCTGACTGTAAGATGCCCCAAGTACTGGTGACTCCCATCACAGCACAAATGCGGTTTCTTCTTAttgatatataaaataaatagaacACGGAATTACAGGGAAATGGGCTGTACAGTAATATTCTCCTGATCAGATCCGTGTGGGGTGAATAGGGCAGCGAATATTCACAGGGAATGTGGCTGTCTGAGGCAGCTGGATAGATGGACGCCCTGTGTACCGGGTACGGAGACTCCTATGTGATGACCACGTCCCGGACACTAATGTTTCGGATGGATGGCGCCTATGAAGGTTATTATAACCTCCCCAGAGTAATAATGGCGACCGATCCCCGCCCGTGTTTGGGGgcatgaacaaggataatggtgtgcactcaggtcaaggacacggaggtgctggtaaaacagaccgtgtggtcaagttaatagtagaagaaaaaataccgcacactcgaaactggtatgatgcaaaaggtatatgccagatttattcacgaa contains:
- the LOC138653734 gene encoding histone H2B 1.1-like; translated protein: MPDPAKSAPAPKKGSKKAVTKTQKKDGKKRRKSRKESYAIYVYKVLKQVHPDTGISSKAMGIMNSFVNDIFERIAGEASRLAHYNKRSTITSREIQTAVRLLLPGELAKHAVSEGTKAVTKYTSAK